In Cytophagia bacterium CHB2, a single genomic region encodes these proteins:
- a CDS encoding cobalamin-binding protein: MPDYALMNQCLYEGKAKEVEQMTKDALAEGRSVQEILNEGLIAGMSVVGEDFKHNILYVPEVLIAARAMKAGMAVLKPLLSAHDSNVQPPGVIVMGTVRGDLHDIGKNLVCMMAEGAGFKVHDIGVDQSVEKFFAAAEQHKPDIIGMSALLTTTMTYMKTVIDGFEEKGLGHIKMAVGGAPISQMFADEIGADGYGADASSAVDLFLKLVGKG; the protein is encoded by the coding sequence ATGCCTGATTATGCCTTGATGAACCAATGCCTTTACGAAGGCAAAGCTAAAGAAGTCGAGCAAATGACCAAGGACGCGCTCGCCGAAGGACGCAGCGTTCAAGAAATTTTGAACGAAGGATTAATTGCCGGTATGAGCGTGGTCGGCGAAGACTTCAAACATAACATTCTTTATGTTCCCGAAGTGCTGATTGCCGCACGCGCCATGAAGGCCGGCATGGCGGTGCTCAAACCGCTACTGTCGGCGCATGATTCGAATGTTCAGCCGCCCGGCGTGATCGTGATGGGAACCGTGCGCGGCGATCTGCACGACATCGGAAAGAATCTGGTGTGCATGATGGCCGAGGGCGCCGGATTCAAAGTTCACGACATTGGTGTGGATCAGAGTGTCGAGAAATTTTTTGCCGCGGCCGAGCAACACAAGCCGGATATCATCGGCATGAGCGCGCTGCTCACCACCACCATGACATACATGAAGACTGTCATTGATGGATTTGAGGAAAAAGGACTAGGCCATATCAAAATGGCGGTCGGCGGCGCGCCCATCAGTCAGATGTTCGCCGACGAAATCGGCGCCGACGGATATGGCGCGGACGCTTCCAGCGCCGTCGATCTATTCCTGAAATTGGTTGGGAAGGGATAG
- a CDS encoding methylenetetrahydrofolate reductase, with product MTEKSAVKARDFANDLVACPAVDWISITDNAGGNPKLAPHALGKPILYAGKEVVIHMTCKDLNRNGLESEAWVLSSEGFHNILAMTGDYPVAGGGGMAKPVFDLDSISLIAMLNKMNHGFEYRKNGAQNNTERLGETQFLIGAVTSNFKMREGEVVPQYLKLQKKIECGAQFIINQVGFDSRKIHELRIYMDQHAMKHVPLIGNVYVLNPRVAQIFHDRKIPGIVVTPPLLALCLKQRQSADEGRAFFYEFAAKQIAIYRGLGYRGAYLGGIYDFAAIERILEIERSFSRDDWKQFAREIRYSRPGEFFYYLENSETGLADSSVRSPASEKKKSKHVGLVYHLSKMTHELMFASDGAFAKLGRRLCQHAHDPSQGPGWMRLTERWSKMVLFDCRDCGDCSLPEIAYLCPESQCAKNQRNGPCGGTKDGLCEVDGFGDCIWLRAYERLKHDAKELELLRHVPVLQDQALRGTSSWANNWLGRDHAAKTVDQICTSEVKKRNAEEHELQLTP from the coding sequence ATGACGGAGAAAAGCGCGGTGAAAGCGCGTGATTTTGCCAACGATTTGGTGGCGTGCCCGGCCGTCGATTGGATTTCGATTACGGACAATGCCGGCGGCAATCCCAAGCTGGCGCCGCACGCGCTGGGCAAACCCATTTTGTATGCGGGCAAAGAAGTTGTCATTCACATGACGTGCAAGGATCTCAACCGCAACGGGCTTGAAAGTGAAGCCTGGGTTTTGAGCAGTGAGGGTTTTCATAATATTTTGGCCATGACCGGCGACTATCCGGTTGCCGGCGGTGGGGGCATGGCAAAGCCGGTTTTCGACCTCGATTCCATTAGCTTGATCGCCATGCTGAACAAGATGAATCACGGCTTCGAATATCGCAAGAACGGCGCTCAGAACAACACCGAGCGTCTTGGCGAAACCCAATTCTTGATTGGCGCGGTAACGAGCAATTTCAAAATGCGCGAAGGCGAAGTTGTGCCGCAATACCTCAAACTGCAAAAAAAAATCGAATGCGGCGCGCAATTCATCATCAATCAAGTCGGCTTCGATTCCCGCAAGATTCATGAATTGCGGATTTACATGGATCAGCACGCGATGAAGCATGTTCCCTTGATCGGGAATGTCTACGTATTGAATCCCAGAGTCGCCCAAATCTTTCATGATCGGAAAATCCCCGGCATTGTGGTGACGCCGCCGCTGCTGGCGCTTTGTTTGAAGCAGCGACAATCCGCTGACGAGGGCCGGGCATTCTTTTACGAATTTGCGGCCAAACAGATTGCTATCTATCGCGGCTTAGGATATCGCGGCGCCTATCTGGGCGGCATTTATGATTTTGCCGCGATTGAAAGAATTTTGGAAATCGAACGTTCGTTTTCTCGTGATGATTGGAAGCAATTTGCGCGTGAAATCAGATACTCGCGGCCGGGAGAGTTTTTCTACTACTTGGAAAATTCTGAAACCGGATTGGCAGATTCTTCAGTTCGGAGTCCGGCTTCTGAGAAGAAAAAGTCCAAGCATGTTGGCCTGGTGTATCATTTATCCAAAATGACACATGAGCTTATGTTTGCGTCGGATGGCGCTTTTGCAAAATTGGGCAGGAGGTTGTGCCAACATGCACACGATCCCAGCCAGGGACCTGGCTGGATGCGCCTTACGGAGCGCTGGAGCAAAATGGTTCTGTTCGATTGCCGGGATTGCGGCGACTGTTCTTTGCCGGAAATCGCGTACTTGTGCCCCGAGTCGCAATGTGCCAAGAATCAGCGCAATGGTCCGTGCGGCGGAACGAAAGACGGGCTTTGTGAGGTCGATGGCTTTGGCGATTGTATTTGGCTGCGCGCGTATGAGCGCCTTAAACATGATGCCAAGGAGCTGGAGTTGTTGCGCCACGTTCCTGTGTTGCAGGATCAGGCGCTGCGGGGGACTTCTTCCTGGGCGAACAATTGGCTGGGACGCGATCACGCGGCCAAAACGGTCGATCAGATCTGCACATCTGAAGTGAAGAAACGGAACGCTGAAGAGCATGAACTGCAACTCACGCCATAA
- a CDS encoding dihydropteroate synthase, which translates to MAETKLRLIGDLINNAYARARNAFAERNVAGYQQLARLQANLGADYLDLNIDATRQVQVKLADMLSFLPEVIPAIQEATPLPLCIDNPSVEYHKVALKYYDRSKGAPILNSLAASRERLEEMIELVAEYDTLVIVMASEKFGDDGTEQCLHPNDVHAAAKHFVELLATKANRSNDKIIIDPGLAPVGADTYGLVNIGLDAMRLIRQDPDLRGVHLTVGLSNFAWGTPKYIRENLERAYLTLAVGAGLDFAIANPEKSPVPLPADHPIVQQLRHALEQGRPGEGESQETAGFRQAEAVMELCKNAAPADDCPGES; encoded by the coding sequence ATGGCTGAAACAAAGCTGCGCCTCATCGGCGATTTGATCAACAATGCCTATGCCCGGGCGCGCAATGCATTCGCGGAACGAAATGTGGCGGGCTATCAACAGCTCGCGCGATTGCAGGCAAACCTGGGCGCGGATTATTTGGATTTGAATATCGATGCCACGCGCCAGGTTCAGGTAAAGTTGGCCGACATGCTGAGTTTTCTGCCGGAAGTTATTCCTGCGATTCAAGAGGCGACGCCCCTGCCGCTTTGCATCGACAACCCCTCGGTGGAGTATCACAAAGTCGCGCTGAAATATTATGATCGCAGCAAAGGTGCGCCCATCCTGAATTCTCTTGCTGCCTCGCGTGAACGTTTGGAAGAAATGATCGAGTTGGTCGCGGAATACGATACCCTCGTCATTGTCATGGCTTCTGAAAAATTTGGCGACGATGGTACGGAGCAATGTCTGCACCCCAACGATGTTCACGCTGCTGCTAAACATTTCGTTGAGTTGTTGGCGACCAAAGCGAACCGCAGCAACGACAAGATCATCATCGATCCGGGACTCGCGCCGGTTGGCGCCGATACCTACGGCCTGGTGAACATCGGCTTGGATGCCATGCGCCTTATCCGGCAAGATCCCGATTTGCGTGGTGTACATCTCACCGTGGGCTTGTCGAATTTTGCCTGGGGCACGCCCAAGTACATTCGCGAAAATTTGGAACGAGCCTATTTGACTCTGGCGGTTGGGGCCGGATTGGATTTCGCAATTGCCAATCCGGAAAAATCACCGGTACCATTGCCCGCAGACCACCCGATTGTGCAGCAGCTTCGCCACGCCCTGGAGCAAGGCAGGCCGGGAGAGGGGGAGAGCCAGGAAACCGCGGGATTTCGCCAGGCCGAGGCCGTGATGGAGTTGTGCAAAAATGCTGCGCCCGCGGATGATTGCCCCGGAGAATCTTGA
- the uxuA gene encoding mannonate dehydratase, which translates to MALEQTWRWFGPADPISLKEIKQTGATGIVTALHQIPVGEVWPVEEILKRKAIIASEGLTWSAAESVPVHEDIKKRKDNYRRGLENYALSIRNLGKCGIDIVCYNFMPILDWSRTDLQVEFKDGSITTKFETKAFAAFDLFILQRPQAEHSYSTVQIRQARQYFSGLSESQKEKLKQTVLLGLPGSLETYTLEELRTAVRGYEEIGEGELRENLIAFIKEIAPVAEEAGVLLAIHPDDPPWPLLGLPRVVRNNADIEQVLQACDSHANGLTFCTGSLGAGFDNNLVEMAENFANRINFIHLRNVSCNPEGDFIEDNHLEGNVDMFGVMRALLLEQKRRIEAGRKDHRMPMRPDHGHLMLPDQPRKNIYPGYSLFGRMRGLAELRGLELGIQRSLQLS; encoded by the coding sequence ATGGCGCTTGAACAAACGTGGCGGTGGTTTGGCCCGGCCGATCCCATCTCTCTCAAGGAGATCAAACAAACCGGCGCCACCGGCATTGTCACGGCATTGCATCAGATTCCCGTTGGCGAAGTCTGGCCAGTCGAAGAAATTCTAAAGCGGAAAGCGATCATTGCCTCGGAAGGACTGACCTGGTCCGCGGCTGAGAGTGTTCCGGTTCATGAAGATATAAAAAAGAGAAAAGACAACTATCGGCGCGGTCTGGAGAATTATGCTCTGTCGATACGAAATCTGGGAAAATGCGGCATTGACATTGTGTGCTATAACTTCATGCCGATTCTCGACTGGTCGCGCACCGATCTTCAAGTGGAATTCAAAGACGGCTCGATCACCACGAAATTTGAAACAAAGGCGTTTGCCGCGTTTGATCTCTTCATCCTGCAGCGGCCGCAGGCAGAACACAGTTATAGCACTGTTCAAATTCGGCAAGCACGGCAATATTTCTCCGGCTTGAGTGAGAGTCAAAAAGAGAAACTCAAACAAACCGTGCTGCTGGGGCTTCCCGGTTCGCTGGAAACCTACACATTGGAAGAACTGCGAACGGCTGTGCGTGGCTACGAAGAAATCGGAGAGGGTGAGTTGCGCGAAAACTTGATCGCGTTCATCAAAGAAATCGCGCCGGTTGCCGAGGAGGCGGGCGTGCTGCTGGCCATCCACCCCGATGATCCGCCCTGGCCGCTGTTAGGTTTGCCCCGAGTGGTGCGCAACAATGCAGATATCGAACAGGTTTTGCAGGCCTGTGATTCACACGCGAATGGATTGACGTTTTGCACCGGCTCGCTGGGCGCAGGCTTTGACAATAATCTTGTTGAGATGGCAGAAAATTTTGCAAATAGGATCAATTTCATTCATCTCCGAAATGTCTCGTGCAATCCAGAAGGCGACTTTATTGAAGACAATCATCTGGAGGGCAACGTGGATATGTTCGGCGTGATGCGGGCGCTCTTGCTCGAGCAAAAACGCCGTATCGAGGCGGGAAGAAAAGACCACCGTATGCCCATGCGGCCGGATCATGGCCATCTCATGCTGCCCGATCAACCTCGGAAAAATATCTATCCGGGGTATTCCTTGTTTGGCAGAATGCGAGGACTGGCAGAATTACGGGGATTGGAGCTGGGGATTCAGCGCTCGCTTCAACTATCATGA
- a CDS encoding M20 family metallopeptidase, which produces MHRAVALARELIAIPSVNPMGKNVSGEIYSEKQIAAFIHTFLHALAVDVRIESVDPNHPNVIAIIDAGKAETVLLEAHMDTVSHENMSISPFDPKIENGLLFGRGSCDTKSALAVYLYAVEQMLKQGYSWKRNLLLAAVHDEEYLFGGARQLAQMNLNATFALAGEPTSLNIIHAHKGVCRFLLSTPGKSAHAALPWLGENAIYKMGEVIKRLEAYAQRLVEKNHAELGPATMNIGRIWGGETVNTVPSSCTIEIDHRLLPGDNYDSIRTAIEQELQEIAEYRLDPPYLEAPGVYNDKNSLACCELLSACQAAGWTPALKTAHYATDASILNAAGIPTIVFGPGDIEKAHTAAECIAVRDIEKAAEIMLALLRAA; this is translated from the coding sequence ATGCATCGCGCCGTTGCGCTTGCCAGAGAATTGATTGCCATCCCTTCCGTGAACCCCATGGGGAAAAATGTTTCAGGAGAAATCTATTCTGAAAAACAAATCGCTGCGTTTATTCACACCTTTTTGCATGCTCTGGCAGTTGATGTTCGTATTGAGTCCGTTGATCCGAATCACCCGAATGTGATTGCCATAATCGATGCCGGCAAAGCAGAGACCGTGCTGTTGGAGGCGCATATGGACACGGTTTCGCACGAAAACATGAGCATTTCCCCGTTTGATCCCAAAATAGAAAATGGATTGCTGTTTGGCCGCGGTTCGTGTGACACGAAATCGGCGCTGGCGGTTTATTTGTATGCCGTCGAACAGATGCTGAAGCAGGGATATTCCTGGAAACGCAATTTGCTACTCGCCGCCGTCCATGACGAGGAATATTTGTTCGGCGGCGCGCGACAATTGGCGCAGATGAATCTCAATGCGACGTTTGCCCTTGCGGGTGAGCCAACCTCGTTGAACATCATTCACGCGCACAAGGGCGTTTGCCGATTTCTATTATCGACGCCCGGTAAAAGCGCGCATGCGGCGTTGCCGTGGCTGGGTGAAAACGCAATTTACAAAATGGGAGAAGTGATCAAGCGGTTGGAAGCGTATGCGCAACGCTTGGTTGAAAAAAATCATGCCGAGCTGGGTCCCGCCACTATGAATATTGGAAGAATTTGGGGAGGCGAAACCGTCAATACCGTGCCGTCATCCTGCACGATTGAGATTGACCATCGCCTGCTGCCGGGCGATAATTATGATTCTATCCGGACAGCCATTGAACAAGAATTGCAGGAAATTGCTGAATATCGCCTCGATCCGCCGTATCTCGAAGCCCCGGGTGTTTACAACGACAAGAACAGTCTGGCCTGCTGCGAGCTTTTGTCTGCCTGCCAAGCAGCCGGGTGGACGCCTGCGCTTAAAACGGCACACTACGCGACAGATGCCTCGATTCTAAATGCGGCAGGAATTCCCACGATTGTTTTTGGGCCGGGGGACATTGAAAAGGCTCATACGGCAGCAGAGTGCATTGCGGTGCGTGACATCGAAAAAGCGGCAGAAATCATGCTGGCGCTGCTGCGCGCCGCTTGA
- a CDS encoding L-rhamnose isomerase has translation MNTSANQSAYKLAQEKYAALGVDTEAAMQTLQNISISLQCWQGDDVGGFEKPEAALSGGGILATGNYPGKARTVAELRMDAEKAFALIPGRHRFNLHAMYGEFGGKKVERDQIRPEHFKGWMEWAKQQNLKLDFNATCFSHPKAESGFTLSHRDKAIREFWMAHVQRCREISAVMGRELGGACLHNLWIPDGYKDIPADRWRPRFRLREALDEIFNVSYPSSAMKDAVESKLFGIGSEAYVVGSHEFYLGYALTRGKIICLDMGHFHPTESVADKLSAILQFSPELLLHLSRGVRWDSDHVVTLNDEVRAVTAEIVHSGMIDRIHIALDFFDASIHRVGAWVIGTRAVIKALLLALVEPADKLAEYEHAGDYSSRLALLEEIKTLPFGAVWDQYCERMNVPVGMAWLSEMKSYEAKVTSKRM, from the coding sequence ATGAACACCTCTGCAAATCAGTCGGCTTATAAACTGGCGCAGGAAAAATATGCCGCTCTCGGCGTCGATACGGAAGCCGCGATGCAAACCCTGCAAAACATTTCGATTTCGCTGCAATGCTGGCAGGGCGATGATGTCGGCGGGTTTGAGAAGCCGGAGGCGGCACTCTCCGGCGGCGGAATTTTAGCCACGGGCAACTATCCCGGCAAGGCACGCACGGTAGCTGAGTTGCGCATGGATGCGGAGAAAGCGTTCGCTTTGATACCGGGGCGGCATCGCTTCAACCTGCATGCGATGTACGGTGAATTCGGCGGGAAAAAAGTTGAGCGCGATCAAATCCGGCCGGAGCATTTCAAGGGTTGGATGGAATGGGCCAAACAGCAAAATCTCAAACTTGATTTCAACGCCACGTGTTTTTCACATCCCAAAGCCGAGTCGGGATTCACCTTGAGCCATCGCGACAAGGCGATTCGCGAATTTTGGATGGCGCATGTGCAGCGCTGCCGCGAAATCAGCGCGGTTATGGGCCGCGAATTGGGCGGCGCTTGCCTTCACAATCTCTGGATACCCGACGGCTACAAAGATATTCCTGCAGACCGCTGGCGGCCGCGGTTTCGTTTGCGTGAAGCTTTGGATGAAATCTTCAATGTGTCATACCCGTCCAGCGCAATGAAAGACGCAGTTGAAAGCAAACTTTTCGGCATTGGCAGTGAGGCCTATGTGGTCGGCTCGCATGAATTCTATCTCGGCTATGCCCTCACTCGGGGAAAAATCATTTGCCTGGACATGGGGCATTTTCATCCCACCGAATCCGTTGCCGACAAACTGTCCGCGATTCTGCAATTCTCCCCGGAGCTCTTGCTGCACCTCAGCCGCGGTGTGCGCTGGGATAGCGATCATGTCGTCACGCTCAATGACGAGGTGCGCGCCGTGACCGCAGAAATCGTGCATAGCGGCATGATCGATCGCATTCATATCGCGCTTGATTTTTTTGACGCCAGCATTCACCGCGTGGGCGCATGGGTTATCGGTACTCGCGCCGTTATCAAAGCCTTGTTGCTCGCGCTCGTGGAACCGGCAGATAAACTGGCGGAATATGAACATGCCGGAGATTACAGCAGCCGGCTTGCTTTGCTCGAAGAAATCAAAACTCTGCCTTTCGGCGCTGTTTGGGATCAATATTGTGAGCGCATGAATGTGCCGGTGGGTATGGCCTGGCTATCAGAAATGAAATCGTATGAAGCGAAGGTGACGAGCAAACGCATGTGA
- a CDS encoding rhamnulokinase has protein sequence MSTSQYLAFDIGAESGRAILGALADGQLTIQQISRFANGTLEVNGHLHWNIYRLFEEIKNALQACAAQHTDKPASIAIDTWAVDFGLVGREGDILGLPFAYRDHRTAGMMEEMFKMVPQERLYQLTGIQMLPFNTIFQLLAMARNRSSLLQIAQHLLFIPDLLSYLLTGEKKSEFTLATTSQLYNPLKHDWEKELLKAIGVSRALMPEVVAPATRLGVLLPVIVRETGMQQVPVVACASHDTGSAVAAVPAQGQDWAYLSSGTWSLMGVEVHAPVITAQTQQLNFTNEGGVSGTFRLLKNIMGLWLVQQCRRAWLAQRQYTYEELMQLAASAAPGKAWIDPDSPEFLNPPDMPAAVQAYCLRTGQAVPQSHAQIIRCVYESLALKYRLVLEQLKQVHPQKISRLHIVGGGANNTLLCQWTANATGLPVFAGPTEATAIGNIMVQALASGQVQSLAEIRGVVATSFPPVHFEPQEQEAWNEAFVRFHKLVQ, from the coding sequence ATGTCAACTTCACAATATCTCGCTTTTGATATTGGCGCGGAAAGCGGCCGAGCAATACTGGGCGCGCTCGCGGATGGGCAATTGACCATTCAACAGATCAGCCGCTTTGCCAACGGCACGCTGGAGGTGAATGGCCATTTACACTGGAACATATACCGGCTATTTGAAGAGATCAAAAATGCATTGCAAGCGTGCGCTGCCCAACACACGGACAAACCCGCCAGCATCGCGATTGACACCTGGGCCGTGGATTTCGGCTTGGTCGGCCGCGAGGGCGACATTTTGGGATTGCCTTTTGCGTATCGCGACCATCGCACCGCCGGTATGATGGAGGAAATGTTCAAGATGGTGCCGCAGGAGCGGCTGTATCAACTCACCGGGATTCAGATGCTCCCGTTCAACACCATCTTTCAATTGCTGGCCATGGCCCGCAACCGTTCCTCGCTGCTGCAAATCGCCCAGCATTTGCTTTTCATCCCCGATCTCTTGAGCTATCTTCTTACCGGTGAAAAAAAATCCGAGTTCACACTTGCCACCACCTCGCAATTGTATAATCCCTTGAAGCACGATTGGGAGAAAGAATTGCTCAAGGCCATCGGCGTTTCGCGGGCCCTCATGCCGGAAGTTGTTGCGCCTGCCACCAGGCTTGGCGTCCTGCTTCCTGTTATTGTCCGCGAAACCGGCATGCAGCAAGTGCCTGTGGTTGCCTGCGCCAGTCACGATACTGGTTCTGCCGTGGCAGCAGTTCCGGCGCAGGGTCAGGATTGGGCATACCTCAGCTCAGGAACTTGGTCTCTCATGGGTGTAGAAGTTCATGCACCCGTAATCACGGCGCAAACACAACAACTCAACTTTACGAACGAAGGCGGAGTTTCTGGTACGTTTCGTTTGCTCAAGAACATCATGGGGCTGTGGCTGGTACAACAATGCCGCCGGGCGTGGCTAGCGCAACGTCAATACACTTACGAGGAACTCATGCAATTGGCAGCCAGCGCTGCGCCGGGCAAGGCGTGGATTGATCCCGACAGCCCGGAGTTTCTCAATCCGCCGGATATGCCTGCAGCAGTACAGGCCTACTGCCTGCGCACCGGGCAAGCAGTTCCGCAATCTCACGCTCAGATCATTCGATGTGTTTATGAAAGTCTTGCGCTCAAATACCGCCTGGTTTTGGAGCAACTGAAACAAGTTCACCCACAAAAGATAAGCCGGCTGCACATTGTCGGTGGAGGCGCAAACAACACTTTGCTGTGCCAATGGACTGCCAACGCCACCGGTTTGCCGGTGTTCGCCGGACCAACCGAGGCTACTGCCATTGGCAATATCATGGTGCAGGCTCTGGCCTCCGGGCAAGTGCAATCTCTGGCGGAGATTCGCGGCGTCGTGGCAACTTCCTTTCCGCCCGTACATTTCGAGCCACAGGAGCAAGAAGCCTGGAACGAGGCGTTTGTGCGATTTCACAAACTGGTGCAATGA
- a CDS encoding bifunctional rhamnulose-1-phosphate aldolase/short-chain dehydrogenase, which yields MTTLENRWNDSSCAGFTEEQLLLYRSNLLGSDLRITNYGGGNTSAKIHMTDPLSQKKVDVLWVKGSGGDLGSMKLDGFATLYMDKLHTLKSLYRGLAYEDEMVGYLPHCAFNLNPRAASIDTPLHAFIPQPHVDHTHPDAIIAIAAAKDGERLTREIFHGELGWLPWQRPGFDLGLKLEAMCQANPKLKGILLGGHGLFTWGKTAKECYEQTLRVIQTATTYLEQHSKREVFGGQKHQSLSDAARKDFAIALMPALRGKLSAAKHKIGHFNDAPEVLEFVNSTRARELAALGTSCPDHFLRTKIRPLFVDLNPAADSPLSVISKLDAMLQEYCAGYQAYYERCRREDSPAMRDPFPVVILLPGVGMLTFASDKATARIAGEYYVNAINVMRGATGVSDYLSIPEQEAFNIEYWLLEEAKLKRLPKPKSLAGRVALVTGGAGGIGKATARRFLQESACVVLMDIDAHALEVAEKELQKEFGRDVVRAAVSDVTDEASVELAFRRAIQEYGGLDVLVSNAGLASAAAFEETTLALWHKNVSVLATGYFLVSRAAYQIMKTQGLGGSIVFVGSKNALAASPKAAAYNTAKAAELHLARCIALEGADYGIRANVVNPDAVLRGSKIWSGQWRQERAQAYNLSTDELEEFYRKRSMLKRNVFPEDIAEAIYFFASELSAKSTGNLLNVDAGHAGAFTR from the coding sequence ATGACTACCCTTGAAAATCGCTGGAATGATTCTTCCTGCGCCGGTTTCACCGAAGAACAGTTGCTGCTTTATCGGTCCAATCTCCTCGGCTCCGATTTGCGCATCACGAATTATGGCGGCGGCAACACCTCCGCCAAGATTCATATGACAGATCCGCTTTCACAAAAAAAAGTTGACGTCTTGTGGGTAAAAGGATCGGGCGGTGATTTAGGCAGCATGAAGCTGGACGGTTTCGCAACGCTTTACATGGACAAATTGCATACGCTCAAATCACTTTACCGCGGCCTGGCCTACGAAGATGAAATGGTCGGATATCTGCCGCATTGTGCGTTCAATCTCAATCCGCGCGCAGCGAGCATCGATACGCCGTTGCATGCTTTCATCCCGCAACCTCATGTTGATCACACCCATCCGGATGCGATCATCGCGATTGCTGCTGCCAAGGACGGCGAACGCCTGACGCGCGAAATCTTTCACGGCGAACTGGGGTGGCTTCCCTGGCAACGGCCGGGCTTTGATTTGGGATTGAAACTCGAAGCCATGTGTCAGGCCAATCCCAAACTCAAAGGCATTCTGCTGGGCGGTCACGGCCTGTTCACCTGGGGCAAAACCGCGAAGGAATGTTATGAACAAACTCTGCGCGTCATCCAAACAGCCACGACCTATCTTGAGCAGCACAGCAAACGCGAAGTATTTGGCGGGCAAAAACACCAGTCGTTATCTGATGCCGCGCGTAAAGATTTTGCTATCGCTTTGATGCCGGCCCTGCGCGGCAAGTTGAGCGCAGCAAAACACAAGATCGGCCATTTCAATGACGCGCCCGAAGTGCTGGAGTTTGTGAACTCGACGCGCGCCCGCGAGCTGGCTGCGCTCGGCACTTCATGCCCGGATCATTTTCTGCGCACCAAGATCAGGCCATTGTTTGTAGATTTGAATCCGGCGGCAGATTCCCCCCTAAGCGTCATCAGCAAACTCGATGCAATGCTGCAAGAATACTGCGCGGGTTATCAAGCCTATTATGAACGCTGCCGCCGCGAAGATTCACCGGCCATGCGCGACCCTTTTCCGGTGGTGATTCTTCTGCCCGGCGTGGGCATGCTCACGTTTGCCTCAGATAAAGCAACGGCCCGCATCGCCGGCGAGTATTACGTCAACGCCATCAACGTGATGCGGGGCGCTACGGGCGTCAGTGATTATCTCAGTATTCCAGAACAGGAAGCATTCAACATCGAATACTGGCTACTCGAAGAAGCCAAACTGAAACGCCTTCCCAAACCCAAAAGTCTGGCGGGCCGGGTCGCGCTGGTCACCGGAGGAGCAGGCGGTATTGGCAAAGCCACGGCGCGCCGCTTCTTGCAGGAAAGTGCTTGTGTGGTTTTAATGGATATCGACGCGCATGCTCTTGAAGTTGCTGAAAAGGAATTGCAGAAAGAATTTGGCCGGGATGTGGTGCGAGCGGCCGTCAGCGACGTCACCGATGAGGCCTCGGTTGAACTTGCATTCCGCCGTGCGATACAAGAATACGGTGGATTGGATGTTTTAGTGTCAAACGCCGGCCTGGCTTCCGCCGCTGCTTTCGAAGAGACGACTCTGGCTCTGTGGCACAAAAATGTCAGCGTGTTGGCTACCGGCTACTTTCTCGTGTCGCGCGCAGCTTATCAAATCATGAAGACGCAGGGATTGGGCGGATCAATCGTGTTTGTGGGCAGTAAAAATGCGCTGGCAGCCTCTCCGAAAGCAGCGGCCTACAACACGGCGAAAGCGGCAGAACTGCATTTGGCGCGCTGCATCGCGCTCGAAGGCGCTGATTATGGCATCCGCGCCAACGTGGTGAATCCCGATGCGGTTTTGCGCGGCTCAAAGATTTGGTCCGGTCAATGGCGGCAGGAACGCGCACAAGCTTATAATCTCTCCACCGATGAGCTGGAAGAATTCTATCGCAAACGCAGCATGCTCAAGCGCAATGTCTTTCCGGAAGACATTGCCGAGGCGATTTACTTTTTTGCCTCGGAGCTTTCGGCAAAATCCACGGGCAATCTCCTTAACGTCGATGCCGGCCACGCGGGTGCATTCACGCGTTGA